Genomic DNA from Betaproteobacteria bacterium:
CGTCACGGCGCTGATCTCCAGCCTGAAGGAGGACGCGGAGGAAGCCGGTCACACCATTACCGTATCCGGCGACGCGCGTACCCCGGTGATGGGCAGGGCGCAGGCGCTCAAACGCTGTCTGCAGAATCTGATCGACAACGCGCTCGCCTATGGCCGTCGCGCCGACATTACGTTGCGGGATGAGGGGGGCGCGCTCAATATTGCGATCAGCGATAACGGGCCTGGAATTCCGGAAGACGATATCGAGAGGGTGTTCGAGCCGTTCTATCGGGTCGAGGGTTCACGCAACCGCAATACCGGTGGCAGCGGCCTCGGCCTGTCGATTGCCCGCAACATCGCGCAAGCGCATGGCGGTTCGGTGCGTTTGCGCAATCTTGCCCGTGGTGGATTGGAAGCGACGCTGCGGATTCCGCGCGGCGCTTAGTTCTACAGCTTCCAGCTCGCCATTTTCCGGCTCGCCCGCTTCCACAGAATTGCGCGGCGAGTAAGATGAAGGCTCGCAGGCACAATCCGAATGGGGGCTGGTATGAGCGAGCAGGTTCAGGAATATCGAGGCGAAAAGATCGTCGTGCGCTTCGACGGCGGGAAGTGCATCCATTCGCGCAACTGCGTTCTCGGCAAGCCGGAAGTTTTCCAGGCCAACGTGCCAGGTGCGTGGATCAAGCCCGACAACGCGTCCACGGAAGAAGTGGTAATGACTGCATTGGCCTGCCCATCGGGTGCCATTACGTACGAACGCGTCGACGGTGGCGCACAGGAAGCACCGCCTCTTGTGAATGTGGCAAGGGTCCGCGAGAACGGACCACTTGCAATACACGCGGATCTCAGGATTGGGAATGCGATCGCGCACCTGCGGGCGACGTTGTGCCGCTGTGGATCGTCAAAGAACAAGCCTTATTGCGATGGCAGCCATACCGCCGCCGGTTTCCGTTCGACAGGCGAACCGCCGACGCAACCGTCCGAGCAGCTTGCAGCGCGTAACGGAGTGGTGATAGTGAAGCCGATCAAGAATGGGCCGCTGGAAGTCTCAGGTAATCTGGAACTGGTCAGCGGCACTGGCCGAACGTTGAATCGCACGCTGCAAACCTGGTTGTGCCGATGCGGCGAGTCGCAGAATAAACCCTACTGCGACGGCACGCACAAGAAAATCGGTTTCAAATCGGATTGACTGGCTCACGGGCGGGCGGCGCCCATTTTGGGCGCCGCCTGTTGCTTCTCAGTACGCGAGTCGCAGACCTGCGGCACGTATACGCAAGGCGTAAGAACCTTCTCCGATCATCGCCTGAACCAGTGATGCCAGGATCAGGAGGTACATCACGCCCAGCGAGACGCGCATTAGCAACGCGCCGTAACCTCGCAAGGAGTAGGTCCGGTTGATTGCCACGTCTCCTCCTACGCAGTTGCCGGTACGCTGGCCTCAAGCGCCAATCCTGCCTCTATCCAGTCCTGCTTGCCGCCGCCATAGACCGTGACGTTGCGGTACCCCATTTGTCCCAGCAAGTTCGCGGCGATGTGGGAATTCTGGCAAGTGCGGCTCGCGCAATACACCACGATTTCCGAGTTGTTATCCGGAATCAGTCTGCTCACGAGTTCGCGCACGCGGTCGTGCGGCATGTGCAGCGCGCCCGGTAGGTGGCCGTCGGTGTAGTACTTCTCCGGCAGTGCCTCGAGAAGGATCAGGTCGGGGTTTGCGGCGATGCGGGCGCGCAGTTCTTCACGATTCATTTGCTTGGCCATAGTGCGTTCCTTTCAGATCGTTAGTCGATTACGCATGCAAAAATTGCAAACGCAACTAAATGATGTCGGAAATAGATTGCATATGCAA
This window encodes:
- a CDS encoding CDGSH iron-sulfur domain-containing protein, translating into MSEQVQEYRGEKIVVRFDGGKCIHSRNCVLGKPEVFQANVPGAWIKPDNASTEEVVMTALACPSGAITYERVDGGAQEAPPLVNVARVRENGPLAIHADLRIGNAIAHLRATLCRCGSSKNKPYCDGSHTAAGFRSTGEPPTQPSEQLAARNGVVIVKPIKNGPLEVSGNLELVSGTGRTLNRTLQTWLCRCGESQNKPYCDGTHKKIGFKSD
- a CDS encoding rhodanese-like domain-containing protein, whose protein sequence is MAKQMNREELRARIAANPDLILLEALPEKYYTDGHLPGALHMPHDRVRELVSRLIPDNNSEIVVYCASRTCQNSHIAANLLGQMGYRNVTVYGGGKQDWIEAGLALEASVPATA